The following proteins are co-located in the Dietzia timorensis genome:
- the nadD gene encoding nicotinate-nucleotide adenylyltransferase, translated as MTSNDLTSPRRRRLGVMGGTFDPIHHGHLVAASEVAHRFELDEVIFVPTGTPWQKSKRSVSPAEDRYLMTVIATASNPRFSVSRVDIERDGPTYTTDTLTDLGRQNQNADLFFITGADALEKIFTWRGWEELFDLATFVGVSRPGFELSATHLTNIDSERIHLIEIPALAISSTECRRRAAGDAPVWYLVPDGVVQYISKRNLYRADQTTRADGSFAATPPTSSDNETETPRTNSPHNSTGDH; from the coding sequence ATGACCTCCAACGACCTCACTTCGCCTCGTCGCCGACGACTCGGCGTGATGGGCGGAACCTTCGACCCGATCCACCACGGCCACTTGGTCGCTGCGAGCGAGGTCGCGCACCGGTTCGAGTTGGACGAGGTGATCTTCGTGCCGACCGGGACCCCGTGGCAGAAGTCGAAGCGTTCGGTATCCCCGGCGGAGGACCGCTATCTCATGACGGTCATCGCCACGGCCTCCAACCCCCGCTTCTCGGTTTCCCGCGTCGATATCGAGCGAGACGGACCCACGTACACGACCGATACGTTGACCGATCTGGGCAGGCAGAACCAGAACGCGGACCTGTTCTTCATCACAGGCGCAGATGCGCTCGAGAAGATCTTCACGTGGCGGGGTTGGGAAGAACTATTCGATCTGGCAACCTTTGTCGGGGTGTCGCGTCCGGGATTCGAGCTCAGTGCGACACACCTGACCAACATCGATTCCGAACGTATTCACCTCATAGAGATCCCTGCGCTTGCAATTTCCTCCACGGAGTGTCGCCGGCGCGCGGCCGGCGACGCGCCGGTCTGGTATCTCGTTCCCGACGGGGTCGTGCAATACATCTCCAAACGAAATCTCTATCGCGCGGATCAGACGACGAGAGCGGACGGCTCGTTTGCCGCCACCCCTCCGACGTCATCGGATAATGAGACAGAAACACCACGGACCAACTCGCCGCACAACAGCACAGGAGACCACTAG
- the rsfS gene encoding ribosome silencing factor yields the protein MTATAEAIALATKAAKAADEKLATDVMVIDVSDQLVITDCFVIASADNERQVTSIVDEIEEELRDAGHKPVRREGTKEGRWSLLDYGDVVIHIQHADERDYYALDRLWKDCPIVDIEGIASADRPASWDGISADQDAELPAVEPNRDAGGRQ from the coding sequence ATGACAGCCACAGCAGAAGCAATCGCGCTGGCGACGAAGGCCGCGAAAGCTGCCGATGAGAAGCTGGCCACGGACGTCATGGTGATCGACGTCTCGGATCAGCTCGTGATCACCGATTGTTTCGTCATCGCGTCGGCGGACAACGAGCGACAGGTCACCTCGATCGTCGACGAGATCGAAGAAGAGCTGCGCGATGCCGGGCACAAGCCTGTGCGACGTGAGGGCACGAAGGAGGGACGCTGGTCCCTGCTGGACTACGGCGATGTGGTGATCCACATCCAGCATGCCGACGAGCGCGACTACTATGCGCTGGACCGGCTGTGGAAGGACTGCCCGATCGTCGATATCGAGGGCATCGCCTCCGCGGACCGGCCGGCGAGCTGGGACGGCATCTCCGCCGATCAGGATGCGGAACTACCGGCGGTCGAACCGAACCGTGACGCCGGCGGGCGGCAGTGA
- a CDS encoding histidine phosphatase family protein, with product MRMQGQLDTTLSEQGHKQARLAAEVIAHRHPCALYSSDLQRARRTADAIGEVTGLAVHADSRLRETNLGQWQGMSHLEVDEQWPGARAMWRSSPQWAPPGGESRLEVAARTRSVVDELVGSEDWGDKHPVVMVAHGGAIAALAAALLELSVETFPLFNGLGNTAWAQLSAHDRGAGSVSESPAAVPPSTEAAESIRWRLDSWNVAPHLEAR from the coding sequence ATGCGTATGCAGGGCCAACTCGACACGACCCTGTCCGAACAGGGGCATAAACAGGCGCGCCTCGCTGCCGAGGTGATTGCCCACCGTCACCCTTGCGCTCTGTACTCCTCCGACCTCCAGCGGGCACGCAGGACTGCTGACGCGATCGGCGAGGTCACCGGGCTCGCCGTGCATGCCGACTCGCGCCTGCGCGAGACCAATCTCGGGCAGTGGCAGGGGATGAGCCACCTCGAGGTCGATGAGCAATGGCCCGGCGCCAGGGCGATGTGGCGGTCGTCGCCGCAGTGGGCGCCGCCAGGCGGCGAGTCGCGGCTCGAGGTCGCCGCGCGCACGCGTTCGGTCGTCGACGAGCTCGTCGGCTCGGAGGACTGGGGGGACAAGCACCCCGTCGTCATGGTCGCCCATGGCGGCGCGATCGCCGCCCTCGCAGCGGCTCTGCTGGAACTGAGCGTTGAGACGTTCCCGCTGTTCAACGGCTTGGGAAATACGGCGTGGGCGCAGCTTTCCGCCCACGACCGGGGCGCGGGCAGCGTCTCCGAATCGCCCGCCGCCGTGCCGCCGTCGACGGAGGCTGCCGAGTCGATTCGCTGGCGGCTGGATTCGTGGAACGTCGCGCCGCACCTGGAGGCGCGATGA
- a CDS encoding DegV family protein has protein sequence MTIRLVTDSAAQLPESWAESMDVTVLDLHQTVDDGQVEATSGLAPHELEETYRELLEREDTTGIVSVHIASKLSRTWESAAEAAGSFGGRVAVIDSQNVGMTIGGAVAQGAQLAANGGSLVAVSGLVEKVVRRSTTWLSVDKMDSLRRGGRVGAAFALFGGVLSSKPILRIRGGNLTLAAKTRTVTKALDKLRLLAREELTGDALVTVHYSGDIEIAENLAQEFRKETTFPERILVVKIEPVLAWHAGDNAIAVSVCPLEYSEFTLPG, from the coding sequence ATGACCATACGACTCGTTACCGACTCCGCGGCCCAGCTTCCCGAGAGCTGGGCCGAATCGATGGACGTGACCGTATTGGACCTCCATCAGACTGTTGACGACGGGCAGGTCGAAGCCACCTCTGGGCTCGCACCGCATGAGCTCGAGGAAACCTATAGAGAGCTCCTCGAACGCGAGGACACCACGGGAATCGTGTCCGTACACATCGCGAGTAAGCTCTCGCGGACCTGGGAATCGGCGGCCGAGGCCGCGGGGAGTTTCGGCGGTCGAGTCGCCGTCATCGACTCGCAGAACGTGGGAATGACAATTGGCGGTGCGGTTGCGCAAGGCGCGCAACTCGCGGCGAATGGGGGATCGCTGGTCGCCGTGTCAGGCCTGGTGGAAAAGGTCGTGCGCAGATCGACCACATGGTTGTCGGTCGACAAGATGGACTCGCTTCGTCGCGGAGGCCGAGTGGGCGCTGCCTTCGCGCTCTTCGGTGGCGTGCTGTCGTCAAAACCGATCCTGCGGATCCGCGGCGGCAACCTCACACTCGCGGCGAAAACCCGTACGGTGACCAAAGCTCTCGACAAACTTCGGCTGCTGGCCAGGGAAGAACTCACCGGCGATGCCCTTGTCACTGTCCACTACAGCGGCGACATTGAGATCGCCGAGAATCTCGCGCAAGAGTTCCGCAAAGAAACCACCTTCCCCGAGCGGATCCTCGTCGTAAAGATCGAACCCGTGCTTGCATGGCATGCCGGCGACAACGCCATCGCCGTGTCTGTATGCCCGCTCGAATATTCGGAGTTCACGCTTCCCGGTTAG
- a CDS encoding helix-hairpin-helix domain-containing protein — MNPAPLRLRALVPHDEPVDPVEGEQLPLLHKARAHGMVSSQPTASIALRRKLVEPDQERPELDLDAAQDLGEWRPRGGLGAWSLGRIGGAALLVVVLVCAGFALAQLLRSEPQTVSAPQLPGLGEVDALSDSSEEDLNGVAADDKPAPGGEVVVSVVGLVHSPGLVTLGPGARVADAIAAAGGSRDGADTTTLNLARPVADGEQVVVGALPPQGAPPPGSAVLAAGGAQETADPATVGGGAAAAAPSGDGKVNLNSAGPAELEGLNGVGPATASAIIEYRESSGPFSSVEQLGEVKGIGPAKLESLRDQVVV; from the coding sequence ATGAACCCGGCCCCTCTGCGCCTACGAGCTCTGGTACCTCACGACGAACCCGTCGATCCCGTCGAGGGCGAGCAGCTTCCGCTCCTCCACAAGGCACGTGCCCATGGGATGGTGTCGTCCCAGCCCACTGCATCAATTGCGCTTCGCCGAAAGCTTGTGGAGCCCGATCAAGAGCGGCCCGAGCTTGATCTCGATGCGGCACAGGACCTGGGCGAGTGGAGGCCTCGCGGGGGTCTGGGTGCTTGGTCTCTTGGACGAATCGGCGGAGCCGCGCTCTTGGTTGTGGTGCTCGTATGTGCGGGGTTCGCGCTTGCCCAGTTGCTCCGTTCTGAGCCGCAGACGGTGTCCGCGCCGCAGCTCCCGGGACTCGGCGAGGTTGACGCGTTAAGCGACTCGTCGGAAGAAGATCTCAACGGCGTCGCAGCGGACGACAAGCCGGCACCCGGCGGCGAGGTGGTCGTGTCCGTCGTGGGCTTGGTGCACAGTCCGGGCCTGGTAACCCTTGGACCGGGTGCGCGCGTGGCCGACGCGATCGCCGCGGCGGGAGGGAGCCGCGACGGCGCGGACACCACGACGCTCAACCTTGCAAGGCCGGTAGCGGATGGAGAACAGGTCGTCGTGGGGGCGCTGCCCCCGCAAGGGGCGCCGCCACCGGGTTCTGCCGTGCTTGCCGCCGGCGGAGCGCAGGAGACGGCAGATCCGGCCACTGTGGGCGGGGGAGCAGCTGCCGCAGCGCCGAGCGGGGACGGGAAAGTGAACCTCAATTCGGCGGGCCCGGCCGAACTCGAGGGCCTCAACGGAGTTGGGCCGGCCACCGCCTCGGCGATCATCGAGTACCGAGAATCTTCAGGACCTTTTTCGTCCGTAGAGCAGCTCGGTGAGGTCAAAGGGATCGGTCCGGCAAAATTGGAAAGTCTCCGCGATCAGGTCGTGGTGTGA
- a CDS encoding ComEC/Rec2 family competence protein, whose protein sequence is MRLVPAAAVAFGTTLAVGSVDANVSAAVAVCTLCAAVMSAVVAFCWTGIGAGTLTTDKTSKQNGRFEQLLMLAVCCLTAAVVCGLGSLHAMAHHRNILAGSEPVRATVTIDVRAIPRMASGGTVVINANVVEAGMGQQTWSMRTAATVFASGDEWLWVEPGSRIRSVMTTSSGHDPEILLTPISAPQTIRGPTGFYAMASSVRTNLHSAAEGLPAPTDALLPSMVLGDQRRVPEELGENFLASGLSHLAAVSGANIAYVLGATLFLMSWSGAHRLVRLVVGAGAVAAFVCVVGPEPSVMRAGAMAAISVYALATGRSRQSLSLLAAVVLAFSVAGPATVRTLGFVLSVAATAGIVIAASPCERVLAGAIRSVWSIIQFRWRRCRGLAQCDPRRSGNDSISRRGPTTFFSALVALAVVAHLSTAPILGATGRAVSPWAIAKNIAVAPAVPWVTVAGTAAAAIAPAAPPVARVLAWTCVPSLWWTATVAGIGEDASGRGNDVGGER, encoded by the coding sequence ATGCGGCTCGTGCCAGCTGCCGCGGTCGCGTTCGGTACCACGCTGGCGGTCGGGAGCGTCGATGCCAACGTGTCGGCGGCTGTCGCGGTGTGCACTCTATGCGCGGCGGTTATGAGCGCCGTCGTCGCGTTCTGCTGGACGGGTATTGGGGCGGGGACGCTCACGACAGACAAGACCAGCAAGCAGAACGGTCGATTCGAGCAACTATTGATGCTTGCGGTGTGTTGCCTGACAGCGGCCGTGGTATGTGGTCTGGGGAGTCTGCACGCAATGGCTCATCACCGAAATATTCTTGCCGGGTCGGAGCCCGTTCGTGCGACCGTGACGATCGACGTTCGTGCCATACCCCGAATGGCCTCCGGCGGAACAGTTGTGATCAACGCCAACGTCGTCGAGGCGGGGATGGGACAACAAACGTGGTCTATGCGCACGGCTGCGACGGTGTTCGCCAGCGGAGACGAGTGGCTCTGGGTGGAACCCGGTTCGCGGATTCGCTCGGTCATGACGACAAGTTCGGGGCACGACCCGGAGATCCTTCTCACTCCAATCAGCGCGCCGCAGACGATTCGCGGGCCCACCGGTTTCTATGCGATGGCCTCGTCCGTGCGCACAAATCTTCACTCGGCCGCCGAAGGACTCCCGGCGCCCACGGATGCTCTACTTCCGTCGATGGTGCTCGGAGATCAACGGAGAGTTCCCGAAGAACTGGGCGAGAACTTCCTCGCCTCCGGCTTGTCTCACTTGGCCGCGGTGTCCGGGGCGAACATCGCCTACGTTTTGGGCGCGACACTATTTTTAATGTCGTGGTCCGGAGCGCACCGACTTGTTCGGCTCGTCGTGGGGGCTGGAGCGGTTGCGGCGTTCGTGTGTGTCGTCGGACCCGAACCCAGTGTGATGCGGGCGGGCGCGATGGCCGCAATCTCCGTGTACGCGCTGGCTACGGGGCGAAGTAGACAATCGCTCTCCCTCCTCGCCGCCGTCGTGCTTGCGTTCTCCGTCGCCGGCCCGGCCACCGTGCGCACTCTGGGTTTCGTCTTATCGGTCGCCGCAACTGCGGGAATCGTCATTGCCGCGAGTCCGTGTGAGCGAGTGCTCGCCGGAGCGATTCGGAGCGTTTGGTCGATTATTCAATTCCGGTGGCGCCGATGCCGCGGCCTTGCCCAGTGCGACCCGCGGCGGTCCGGCAACGATTCGATTTCGCGAAGGGGTCCGACGACCTTCTTCTCCGCGCTGGTTGCGCTCGCTGTCGTTGCGCATCTGTCGACGGCTCCTATTCTCGGGGCGACGGGGCGGGCGGTATCGCCGTGGGCGATCGCCAAGAACATCGCGGTCGCACCAGCGGTCCCGTGGGTTACCGTCGCCGGCACAGCGGCCGCCGCGATCGCGCCCGCCGCGCCACCTGTCGCGCGGGTGCTCGCATGGACTTGCGTGCCGTCCTTGTGGTGGACCGCGACGGTCGCCGGGATCGGCGAGGATGCCTCGGGACGCGGTAACGATGTCGGAGGGGAAAGGTAG
- the holA gene encoding DNA polymerase III subunit delta — MPPKKPGDANAPLHLVLGTDEFLADRAAGNVVAAARKQVGASTADEFVVTTRASSEVTPMEIGELLAPSLFGEPRAVIISGGGELGKEGASLINDAASDLPDGVWLIVKHSGAGRAKALAADLQKKGAVVHDAAPIKRPGDILAFVKSEFASNSARVSTDVCEALVEAIGTDLRELSAAASQLVTDTGAEIDVAAVHRYYHGVVGVTGFNVSDHAVTGRIDEAIEALEWAMHAGTPHVMLADALADGVWSIALVLSHRNAQGKEIYALGLQPWKFDKIKRSQSRHWDGDNLAEALQVVARLNGEVKGGTRDTAFALERAVRQVSSLARR; from the coding sequence ATGCCGCCGAAGAAACCTGGAGACGCCAACGCGCCGTTGCACCTGGTCTTGGGGACAGACGAATTTCTCGCCGACCGCGCCGCGGGAAACGTCGTGGCGGCCGCGCGGAAGCAGGTCGGGGCATCGACGGCCGACGAATTCGTCGTCACGACGCGCGCGAGCAGCGAGGTCACGCCCATGGAGATCGGGGAACTTCTGGCGCCTTCGCTCTTCGGTGAACCGCGTGCGGTCATCATCTCGGGCGGAGGCGAACTTGGTAAGGAAGGCGCGTCGTTGATCAACGACGCTGCCTCGGACCTTCCCGACGGGGTCTGGCTCATCGTCAAACACTCGGGCGCGGGACGCGCGAAAGCGCTGGCGGCCGACCTCCAGAAGAAGGGGGCCGTCGTCCATGACGCGGCCCCGATCAAACGGCCGGGCGACATCCTCGCATTCGTCAAGAGCGAGTTCGCCAGCAACTCGGCGCGCGTGTCCACCGACGTATGCGAGGCTCTGGTCGAGGCGATAGGTACTGATCTGCGTGAGCTTTCCGCTGCAGCCTCGCAGCTCGTCACGGACACGGGCGCGGAGATCGATGTCGCCGCCGTCCACCGGTACTATCACGGCGTCGTCGGGGTAACCGGGTTCAACGTCTCCGATCACGCCGTCACCGGACGCATAGACGAGGCGATCGAGGCGCTCGAATGGGCCATGCATGCCGGCACCCCGCACGTCATGCTTGCTGACGCGCTAGCCGACGGCGTGTGGTCGATCGCGCTCGTGCTCTCGCACCGAAACGCTCAAGGCAAGGAGATCTACGCCCTCGGGCTCCAGCCGTGGAAGTTCGACAAGATCAAACGCTCACAGAGCCGGCACTGGGACGGCGACAACCTGGCCGAAGCGCTACAAGTCGTCGCCCGGCTCAACGGCGAGGTCAAGGGCGGAACCAGAGACACAGCATTCGCACTCGAACGCGCCGTACGGCAAGTGAGCAGCCTGGCGCGCCGGTAG
- a CDS encoding VOC family protein — MSEHTPTRGVTGQHTDKGIPAGRTSLTPFLTVRDARGALAFYEKAFGARVADVTEMGGEVVHAELDFGNGWLQLGTVNPEYGLVSAPEGDDDCYSMGFYCEDADAVVAATVKEGATIREELMNFVSGDRFASIRDPFGVRWTIMSRIEDLSEEESTRRVAEWAAQQ, encoded by the coding sequence ATGAGCGAACACACACCGACGCGAGGCGTCACAGGACAACACACCGACAAGGGCATCCCGGCCGGCCGCACCAGCCTGACCCCATTCCTCACGGTGCGGGACGCGCGCGGCGCGCTCGCCTTCTATGAAAAGGCCTTCGGCGCGCGGGTCGCCGATGTCACCGAAATGGGCGGAGAAGTCGTGCACGCCGAGCTCGACTTCGGCAATGGGTGGCTTCAGCTCGGCACCGTCAATCCGGAATACGGGCTCGTGTCCGCACCGGAGGGCGACGATGACTGCTACTCCATGGGGTTCTACTGCGAAGACGCGGACGCGGTGGTCGCGGCCACGGTCAAAGAAGGCGCGACGATTCGCGAGGAGCTCATGAACTTCGTCTCCGGCGATCGGTTCGCATCGATTCGGGATCCGTTCGGTGTCCGATGGACCATCATGAGTCGCATTGAGGATCTTTCGGAAGAAGAAAGCACCCGCCGGGTCGCCGAGTGGGCCGCACAGCAATAG
- a CDS encoding AraC family transcriptional regulator: MSNDIGDRRGILYPRNLPRFHRRTPPEALEGYVGWYWISQWELAEGEKSVQRILPFPASNLVVERDKVTLSGPTTGISHQVLTAHGWAFGVLLRPAGLCALGARPDAIVDQQIPIDLGDLGEQIRELMDRDDVDGAAEKMSERLAMRCGEVSHGATLAGRVVDLAAGDPEITSVGLLADKIGVSTRELQRLARRYVGVSPLRIIRRYRLQEAALRLREDSELTVAAVAAELGYADQSHLAADFRTTLGLSARGYRRET, from the coding sequence GTGAGCAACGACATCGGAGACCGGCGCGGCATCCTCTACCCGCGCAACCTCCCGCGCTTCCACCGTCGCACGCCGCCGGAGGCCCTCGAGGGCTACGTGGGCTGGTACTGGATCTCCCAATGGGAACTGGCGGAAGGGGAGAAGTCGGTGCAACGCATCCTCCCGTTTCCCGCGTCGAACCTCGTCGTGGAACGAGACAAGGTCACGCTGTCCGGACCCACGACTGGGATCTCACATCAGGTCCTGACGGCGCACGGCTGGGCATTCGGAGTCCTGCTGCGGCCCGCCGGTCTCTGCGCACTTGGCGCTCGGCCGGACGCGATCGTCGACCAGCAGATACCCATCGATCTCGGCGACCTCGGAGAACAGATTCGCGAACTCATGGACCGAGACGACGTCGACGGGGCGGCAGAGAAGATGTCCGAACGATTGGCGATGCGCTGCGGAGAGGTGTCGCACGGCGCCACGCTCGCGGGTCGGGTGGTGGACCTGGCCGCCGGGGACCCCGAGATCACCTCGGTCGGCCTGCTCGCGGACAAGATCGGGGTGTCCACCCGCGAACTGCAACGTCTTGCGAGGCGATACGTGGGCGTATCCCCGCTGCGCATCATCCGCCGCTACCGACTGCAGGAGGCGGCCCTGCGTCTGCGAGAGGACTCGGAGCTCACGGTCGCGGCGGTGGCGGCCGAGCTCGGCTATGCGGATCAGTCGCACCTCGCGGCCGACTTTCGGACGACGCTCGGCCTCAGCGCGCGGGGATATCGCCGAGAAACGTGA
- the rpsT gene encoding 30S ribosomal protein S20 has protein sequence MANIKSQKKRILTNERNRLRNQSVRSSLRTAIRGVREAANAGDKERAGALLVATNRQLDKAASKGVIHKNQAANKKSALAQTVAKI, from the coding sequence GTGGCAAACATCAAGTCGCAGAAGAAGCGGATCCTCACCAACGAGCGGAACCGTCTTCGTAACCAGTCCGTACGTTCGTCCCTCCGCACCGCCATCCGTGGCGTGCGCGAGGCCGCCAACGCCGGCGACAAGGAGCGCGCAGGCGCCCTGCTCGTCGCCACGAACCGTCAGCTCGACAAGGCTGCATCGAAGGGCGTTATCCACAAGAACCAGGCCGCCAACAAGAAGTCGGCTCTGGCTCAGACGGTCGCCAAGATCTAA
- a CDS encoding type II toxin-antitoxin system PemK/MazF family toxin has protein sequence MAINWNRVGRTAVSMARRYGPRVAREVQKQAKSRGIGPGAGRPQGGGNSAGRGAGRPAATTDHDTSAKARTIVYAPELDGNADPGEVVWTWVEFEENDGRGKDRPVLVVGRDGGTLLGLMLSSQDKRADDRHWVGIGRGAWDHGDKPSWLRLDRVLDVPEDGIRREGAILPKADFDKVADRLRAEYGWA, from the coding sequence ATGGCTATCAATTGGAATCGTGTGGGCAGGACCGCGGTATCGATGGCACGGCGGTACGGGCCGCGCGTGGCGCGGGAGGTCCAGAAGCAGGCCAAGTCGCGCGGCATCGGCCCCGGCGCGGGGAGGCCGCAGGGCGGTGGCAACAGCGCTGGACGGGGCGCGGGCCGCCCCGCGGCGACTACCGACCACGACACCAGCGCGAAGGCGCGCACCATTGTGTACGCACCCGAACTCGACGGAAACGCTGATCCCGGCGAGGTCGTGTGGACTTGGGTCGAGTTCGAGGAGAACGACGGTCGCGGGAAGGATCGTCCCGTTCTGGTGGTCGGGCGTGACGGCGGAACGCTCCTCGGGTTGATGCTCTCGAGCCAGGACAAGCGCGCCGACGATCGGCATTGGGTCGGCATCGGGCGCGGCGCCTGGGATCACGGCGACAAGCCCAGCTGGCTTCGCCTGGACCGGGTGCTCGACGTGCCCGAGGACGGTATCCGCCGCGAGGGCGCAATCCTGCCGAAGGCCGATTTCGACAAGGTCGCGGACAGGCTGCGCGCCGAATACGGTTGGGCCTAG
- the lepA gene encoding translation elongation factor 4 codes for MTKNFAKDTFTSPAHIRNFSIIAHIDHGKSTLADRMLQLTGAVDERLMRAQYLDRMDIERERGITIKAQNVRLPWVPKTGAVAGEEIVLHMIDTPGHVDFTYEVSRALEACEGAVLLVDAAQGIEAQTLANLYLAMEKDLEIIPVLNKIDLPAADPDRFALEIAQIIGCEPEEVLRVSGKTGEGVSQLLDKLCEVVPPPVGDADAPPRALIFDSVYDTYRGVVTYVRVFDGKLTPRTKVTMMSTGANYELQEIGIISPEPEACEGLGVGEVGYLITGVKDVRQSKVGDTVTLANGGAEDPLAGYQEPSPMVFSGLYPIDGSDYPVLRDALDKLQLNDAALAYEPETSVALGFGFRCGFLGLLHMEITRDRLQREFGLDLISTAPNVVYRVIAEDGEEYNVTNPSVWPEGKNREVYEPIVKTTIIVPSEFVGTTMELCQSKRGDMQGMDYLSETRVELRYIMPLGEIIFDFFDSLKSRTRGYASLQYEEAGEQISDLVKVDILLQGEAVDAFSAIVHRDHAQHYGNKMTVKLKELIPRQQYEVPIQAAIGSKIISRENIRAIRKDVLSKCYGGDISRKRKLLEKQKEGKKRMKSIGRVDVPQEAFVAALSADTSADKGDKKK; via the coding sequence GTGACGAAGAATTTCGCCAAGGACACCTTCACCTCGCCTGCGCATATTCGAAACTTCTCGATCATCGCCCACATTGACCACGGCAAGTCGACCCTGGCCGATCGCATGCTGCAACTGACCGGCGCCGTCGACGAGCGGCTCATGCGTGCCCAGTACCTCGATCGCATGGACATCGAGCGCGAGCGCGGCATCACCATCAAGGCGCAGAACGTGCGCCTGCCCTGGGTGCCGAAGACCGGGGCGGTCGCCGGCGAGGAGATCGTCCTCCACATGATCGATACCCCGGGCCACGTCGACTTCACCTACGAGGTCTCCCGCGCACTCGAAGCGTGCGAGGGCGCGGTCTTGCTCGTCGACGCGGCTCAAGGGATCGAGGCGCAGACCCTCGCGAACCTCTACCTCGCGATGGAGAAGGACCTGGAGATCATCCCAGTCCTCAACAAGATCGACCTGCCCGCCGCGGACCCAGATCGCTTCGCGCTCGAGATCGCCCAGATCATCGGCTGCGAACCCGAAGAGGTGCTGCGCGTATCCGGTAAGACCGGAGAGGGCGTGTCCCAGCTGCTCGACAAGCTGTGCGAGGTCGTACCGCCTCCGGTCGGCGATGCCGATGCGCCGCCGCGCGCGCTCATCTTCGACTCGGTGTACGACACCTACCGCGGCGTCGTCACCTACGTTCGCGTGTTCGACGGCAAGCTCACCCCGCGCACCAAGGTGACGATGATGTCTACGGGAGCGAACTACGAGCTCCAGGAGATCGGCATCATCTCCCCGGAGCCAGAGGCCTGCGAAGGACTCGGCGTCGGCGAGGTCGGCTACCTCATCACCGGCGTCAAGGACGTACGCCAGTCCAAGGTTGGTGACACGGTCACCCTGGCTAACGGCGGAGCCGAGGATCCGCTGGCCGGGTACCAGGAACCGAGCCCGATGGTGTTCTCCGGCCTGTACCCGATCGACGGCTCGGACTACCCGGTGCTGCGAGACGCACTCGACAAGCTCCAACTCAACGATGCCGCGTTGGCCTACGAGCCGGAGACCTCCGTGGCCCTCGGTTTCGGTTTCCGCTGCGGCTTCCTCGGCCTGCTGCACATGGAGATCACCCGCGACCGCCTGCAGCGCGAGTTCGGTCTCGACCTCATCTCCACCGCGCCGAACGTCGTCTACCGGGTCATCGCGGAGGACGGCGAAGAGTACAACGTCACGAACCCGTCGGTGTGGCCAGAGGGCAAGAACCGCGAGGTGTATGAGCCGATCGTGAAGACGACGATCATTGTGCCCAGCGAGTTCGTCGGCACCACGATGGAGCTGTGCCAGTCCAAGCGTGGCGACATGCAGGGCATGGATTACCTGTCGGAAACCCGCGTCGAGCTGCGCTACATCATGCCGCTCGGCGAGATCATCTTCGACTTCTTCGACTCGCTCAAGTCCCGCACCCGCGGCTATGCCTCGCTGCAGTACGAGGAGGCGGGCGAGCAGATTTCGGATCTGGTCAAGGTGGACATCCTGCTCCAGGGCGAGGCCGTAGACGCGTTCAGCGCGATCGTGCACCGCGACCACGCCCAGCACTACGGCAACAAGATGACCGTCAAGCTCAAGGAGCTCATCCCTCGCCAGCAGTACGAGGTGCCCATCCAGGCGGCGATCGGCTCGAAAATCATCTCCCGCGAGAACATCCGCGCGATCCGCAAGGACGTGCTGTCCAAGTGCTACGGCGGCGACATCTCGCGTAAGCGCAAGCTGCTGGAGAAGCAGAAGGAGGGCAAGAAGCGGATGAAGTCGATCGGCCGCGTCGACGTCCCGCAGGAGGCCTTCGTCGCCGCGCTGTCGGCGGACACGAGCGCTGATAAGGGCGATAAGAAGAAGTAG